GGCCAGTCCAAATGCGTGGACAGTGTCCTACCAGGAAAGACGATCTGGCTGTAAATGTGACTGCTTACCctgaaaaataaagtgaattgcATCTCAAAGGTCAGAAGAAAAATCACATCGTGTTTTATTACCTTTTCAGGATAAGgaagtgtttctttttatagCCGCTGTTTGGGTATATGCAACTTTTATTGTGCAAAtcaatagagaaaaaaaacaagacaaaaaaaaaaactcaaagaaagGCCTCAAAGGAAGAAAGAGGAACACAGTGGTAACGTTTAACAATTTAACAAGGCAGTACTACAGACGGGTCTGAAAGTGCATTCTTCCTTACTGCCAGCAGATGGCGACTCCTTGGGTTGAAACGGAAGTCGGTCGGCATTGAACTCTAAAAGAAGAACTGACCCCACTCTGATTTAATGGGTTACATACAAGTGTGGTATacataagcaaaaataattctcTAATAATCCATGTATGGTCTGAAGCACAATCTACACCCCACAGTGGCATTCTTGTCTCTTTTAATAAGCGGTTTTTGGTTTTGTGAACTAAGAATATCAATAAGTTATTTAACCAAATTAACGCATTGAAAAGCGAAGCCACAACCACAGATAGTTGCATAATCAACTTTCCGTCAGCACCTAAAAGGTCACAGATTAGCCCTTTTTATGCATTACGATGTTTTTAGCACACAAAATGACTTCCCTGAGTCTCATTTCGGTTCAGTAACACAGGAGCAGCGGCCTTATTAGTTTTTCAGAAGTTGAAAGTGTATGTGTGACTAGGagtatttttgcacaaaaaaaaagaaaaaaaaaagcttttttttttggttgataGGATAAATAGTGAAAAAGTCTTTCTTTATTATTGTATTacttttttcctgattttttttttatttttttttattaaatgagaCTGACCCTTGACCTGACACCTGTATCCAGATATATTATCTTCAAGCAAATGTGAAAGCAGTGGGGTTTTGATGCTTTTGTGAACCGATGAGCTTGATTCTTCTccaaaatttgacttttcttcttctctaaCGCAGCGCAAAACTGAATAAACGCATTTCCGAACCTGACAAACTACTCATGTAAGGCTGTGATAATACTTGCATTATTACTGTAAAYGTGTAAAAAATAAAGAYCCATTTTAAAGGACGCGTCACGTCACCCTTCTTCTGGAACRTCTTATTCTCTGTGGAAACAATTCAACAATTCGGCATGAATCGAACTTCCAAAGCTCCGTGTTTCAGTTCGGCTACAGCTGAGTCCATGTCTCTCTGCTTTAACGTCGGCTCAAAGGAAGCACAAACCATTACCTGGCAATATACAGCCTCTATCGGCACCACTGCTTCTACAATCATGCTACTCCCACTGTGACCCATTATACCAGCATGTCTCAGTGATCCTACAAACTGCTCGGACTATTGCAGAGCGCCATTTTCTCCCTCCTTTCAGTCCttcagactgtgtgtgtgttggaccACAAAGACTGAAAGcaaaatttgtttgaaaagtaaaaaaaaaaaaaaagaaactaccGCTTGTGTACTCCCGACTCTGAAAAGCATCAGTCGTTCCACTTCGCAAGAAGCACCGAGTGATCGCATCTCGACGCCTCAGCAGGGGCGAAAGCTCTGCTTTGAAGGCGTATCCCCGGCGATGGTCCTAGCCTCCAGCCGCCGGGCCGCTTCGCGCGAACAGGTCCACTGTGACGGAGTCTTCAATCCGTCCYGCAGCGCGCCGTCTGGTGGAGCAGGGACGTGGGAGCTTAACTGTTCCTCTGCGCTGCGTCTCGCTGGGCCGAGGCGGAGGAGCTGTGGCTGTCCTNNNNNNNNNNNNNNNNNNNNNNNNNNNNNNNNNNNNNNNNNNNNNNNNNNNNNNNNNNNNNNNNNNNNNNNNNNNNNNNNNNNNNNNNNNNNNNNNNNNNNNNNNNNNNNNNNNNNNNNNNNNNNNNNNNNNNNNNNNNNNNNNNNNNNNNNNNNNNNNNNNNNNNNNNNNNNNNNNNNNNNNNNNNNNNNNNNNNNNNNNNNNNNNNNNNNNNNNNNNNNNNNNNNNNNNNNNNNNNNNNNNNNNNNNNNNNNNNNNNNNNNNNNNNNNNNNNNNNNNNNNNNNNNNNNNNNNNNNNNNNNNNNNNNNNNNNNNNNNNNNNNNNNNNNNNNNNNNNNNNNNNNNNNNNNNNNNNNNNNNNNNNNNNNNNNNNNNNNNNNNNNNNNNNNNNNNNNNNNNNNNNNNNNNNNNNNNNNNNNNNNNNNNNNNNNNNNNNNNNNNNNNNNNNNNNNNNNNNNNNNNNNNNNNNNNNNNTTTTTTTTGATgaagggaataacattacaacataaTGTAAACctcagaaaagttttttttttttgtaaaactgcaccTCTAAACATTATTGTCTGTCTGTTTAATCTAGATCGACACAGAGACATAGTGGATTAATTTACCGCCTCCTCCAGCGTTGATGTGTAGCTGGGACAGAGACAGGGTGAGGGGCAGCTCTCGCCCGTCAGGGTCGGTGGGACTCTGCAGGATGTCGTGCAGGGCGTTCCGGCGGCCCGTCCTACCAGAGGCGATRAAGTCCGCATATGTGCTCTCAACGTCGGACATCTTTCGCGCATCGTTCAGACAGCAACACCTGGAACACCGAGACGGCCGCCTGGATCTTCAACACGGGCACCGCAAGCGTGTTTTACTCAACAGTAAAAAATCAGGAATTTGTTGTCGTGTAACTTCCTGTGAacttatttcaggtttttttttctaaaataattatgctttcaaaatgaatcGTGTGTTTCTGGGCCATCATAAGTTAACTTAGAATTGAAGAGTGAGAGGAAACAtgacaatattttcaaaatttgattcactaaaaatctgaaaatcgtGATACGCCTTTACTGTATTATGAGGCCCTTTttctctgatacccctaaataaaaaccGTCTACAAAATGTCCACATAGGRGTGGCCAACAACAGAGTCACTTCGgaccaaaacaaatttatttttcaattcaCTAAATASagaaatattttcttgaagcaaataaaaagaccCACATGCTGTTTAGCAATTCGTCACTGCTGACACCAACTGTTTTGGGGGGGGaactgctcttttttttgtaggttcGCTCTGCTGGTAAGCTACCTGCCCGTTACAACAACCACTCACTTGGCACCCACAGCAAACATGAAGGATCAGGTTCTTAGAAATTGGATGttataaaggaaaaacattttccagtagAATAGGGAATATTCAAGGTTTGGTGTATTTGCAGTGCATGAACAGGGAGACTAGTTAGAGTGGATGGAAATCCTGGAGGGAAACCTGCAAGACTTCTGGAGGTTCTTGGAGATTGAAACATCCAACAAATGTGTCAGAAGGACTTGAAAATCGCTGTTTTCAGACACAATTTTAACTCAACATGCAAAGCCGGGAGATACATGCGCCTAAAGACTTGCATGAAATCAGAagcacattattattattattattattattaataatattattattgctattattattactattattcattttttaagtcatttttgttatctattttattttaacattgtttttctttcctcttgccTTTTGTTGTTCTATGGCAGACAGTCCGCAtgaaacatattaaaaacaacgAAAGTGAGATGATGTGAAACGTGAATTATAAACGCATAGCAAGGGTAAATGCTCAAATTCAAATTAACTGCACTGACGGAAGTGGCCAAATTTGAGGGAGGTCGCcaataaaatcccattaaaatgtAGAAGGAGAAGATGCTTRCAGCGTTCAAGGCCTGCTTGAAACGTGTCTTACCTTTTACAGACAAAGCCACCACAGCAAACAACCCGGAGCTACATTTTGTCGGACGTGATTTCAGGAAACGGAGCGCGAGCGGCCGACATCACATCAAACGATCcagataaacaaacaaaacgcaGCCAAAGCTGGATTTGAAGCATTGGTTACCAAATACCCCGTGGGGTGGGGGGTAATAATCCCAGCACTGTACACACTAAGCAACGCGAGCAGTCACGGCATTTCGGACCAGAATCACATCCATAGgacgctttaaaaaaaaaaaaaaagtcctcagTGTATCCCATAGACatagtagaccccgcattggctgctccggcgcaggaaatacggcggccatcttggagcggtataccctcctactttgctcaaccaaaacagcagaagatgcctcagcactgagggatattgttgttcggatcgatggactattgatgtgagggctccacagacaacatttcacaagtaagatggacatattattgtgtatatNNNNNNNNNNNNNNNNNNNNNNNNNNNNNNNNNNNNNNNNNNNNNNNNNNNNNNNNNNNNNNNNNNNNNNNNNNNNNNNNNNNNNNNNNNNNNNNNNNNNNNNNNNNNNNNNNNNNNNNNNNNNNNNNNNNNNNNNNNNNNNNNNNNNNNNNNNNNNNNNNNNNNNNNNNNNNNNNNNNNNNNNNNNNNNNNNNNNNNNNNNNNNNNNNNNNNNNNNNNNNNNNNNNNNNNNNNNNNNNNNNNNNNNNNNNNNNNNNNNNNNNNNNNNNNNNNNNNNNNNNNNNNNNNNNNNNNNNNNNNNNNNNNNNNNNNNNNNNNNNNNNNNNNNNNNNNNNNNNNNNNNNNNNNNNNNNNNNNNNNNNNNNNNNNNNNNNNNNNNNNNNNNNNNNNNNNNNNNNNNNNNNNNNNNNNNNNNNNNNNNNNNNNNNNNNNNNNNNNNNNNNNNNNNNNNNNNNNNNNNNNNNNNNNNNNNNNNNNNNNNNNNNNNNNNNNNNNNNNNNNNNNNNNNNNNNNNNNNNNNNNNNNNNNNNNNNNNNNNNNNNNNNNNNNNNNNNNNNNNNNNNNNNNNNNNNNNNNNNNNNNNNNNNNNNNNNNNNNNNNNNNNNNNNNNNNNNNNNNNNNNNNNNNNNNNNNNNNNNNNNNNNNNNNNNNNNNNNNNNNNNNNNNNNNNNNNNNNNNNNNNNNNNNNNNNNNNNNNNNNNNNNNNNNNNNNNNNNNNNNNNNNNNNNNNNNNNNNNNNNNNNNNNNNNNNNNNNNNNNNNNNNNNNNNNNNNNNNNNNNNNNNNNNNNNNNNNNNNNNNNNNNNNNNNNNNNNNNNNNNNNNNNNNNNNNNNNNNNNNNNNNNNNNNNNNNNNNNNNNNNNNNNNNNNNNNNNNNNNNNNNNNNNNNNNNNNNNNNNNNNNNNNNNNNNNNNNNNNNNNNNNNNNNNNNNNNNNNNNNNNNNNNNNNNNNNNNNNNNNNNNNNNNNNNNNNNNNNNNNNNNNNNNNNNNNNNNNNNNNNNNNNNNNNNNNNNNNNNNNNNNNNNNNNNNNNNNNNNNNNNNNNNNNNNNNNNNNNNNNNNNNNNNNNNNNNNNNGCTGCTGCTGCACTGAGGCTGCTGCTTCACTGAGGCTGCTGCTTCACTGAGGCTGCTGCACTGAGGCTGCTGCTCTTCGCTTCATTTCAGCATCactgttgaaaaaaacaaaaaagcaattagGAAAATCAATGCGTTTCATATTGAGTACAGTGAGTGAAAATAGGTGCATTCCAGTGTTTCCAAGATAATATAACACGACTAAATTGGTTAATTTAGGAAAATTACACTTTAATTGATGAGGAAAACTGGTGATAAATATGGCCAGAGCTGCCAACGAGGCATATACCGTAATTATTGATTTTGCGGTTTTCCACACCGCTGAAACTAAGTGAATTTGACTTTGTGCGTAATAATCGCAGTTAAATTGGAGTGCATGTAATTAAATACGTTGAAATTATTGGATCGTATTGGCCTGAATATGATTGAtgtaattattatatttttgatatgatttaataaaaaaaaaacttaaaattaaatattgtaagtaattcaattttctttaaattcattttcagaaatgCGTCTGAATTGGtcctgtttgtcttgtaaaggGTCTAAAGATGACATTTCATGATAATTGGGGGCCATATAaaccaaattaaacaaaaaggagtcaaagttttgactgggccattttagtAAGgggaatgttttccttttaatctgtagatttgctgctgtttttatgatTATTGTCCTGATTCATGGCCACGCTTCTGATGTCTTCCAACCTTTCTCCATTTTGACAATTGCAGCTCTATAAAGCTTATTTTAGATTTCTTGAGTCAGTCCCACCTGCGGATGATCAATTAATTACTGCATATAATTAATAATGTCAGTTACTTCTATGTACTGAGTatattcaaatgtaaatgttttctct
The Poecilia reticulata strain Guanapo linkage group LG17, Guppy_female_1.0+MT, whole genome shotgun sequence DNA segment above includes these coding regions:
- the LOC103478919 gene encoding cAMP-dependent protein kinase inhibitor alpha is translated as MSDVESTYADFIASGRTGRRNALHDILQSPTDPDGRELPLTLSLSQLHINAGGGGKLIHYDSHSSSASAQRDAAQRNS